A genomic region of Candidatus Rokuibacteriota bacterium contains the following coding sequences:
- a CDS encoding DUF4238 domain-containing protein, producing the protein MPQFYLRHFATPQTRGMDHAKVWVFSKDEADGDETLTSIPSICAQRYLYSPLSEVGQRTWDLENQLSSLEHTLGGLWPSLAADCVDLSDPSVRKGVSLFVAVMHLRHPHTLIVVEEIHRSLVAFYEEMPRRPDGTPDVDSVEIGGAIYPLDASQWHAYRAWGRNDHHRFFTHLVRSEAVHLAEILLEKRWSMVASERDTFVTTDKPVGIQHQTETVFGLRTPGVIVSFPVSPTRLLVMDDMHHEPANQYYPLKASMSGAFNHHIWHNGSGLMITGRAISEALAELVGWADSLAKRDA; encoded by the coding sequence GTGCCACAGTTTTACTTGCGGCACTTCGCGACACCGCAGACTCGCGGCATGGATCACGCTAAAGTCTGGGTCTTCTCTAAGGACGAGGCTGACGGCGACGAGACGCTCACCAGCATTCCAAGCATCTGCGCGCAACGATACTTGTACTCGCCTCTGAGTGAGGTGGGACAACGCACCTGGGACCTAGAGAACCAGCTTTCGAGTCTCGAGCACACCCTCGGCGGCCTCTGGCCATCGCTGGCAGCCGACTGTGTCGACCTCAGCGACCCATCCGTTCGCAAAGGAGTGTCTCTCTTCGTTGCGGTCATGCACCTCCGCCATCCCCACACCCTGATAGTAGTTGAGGAGATACACCGGAGCCTCGTGGCCTTCTATGAGGAGATGCCCAGAAGGCCAGACGGGACCCCGGATGTCGACTCTGTAGAGATTGGTGGCGCCATCTACCCGCTCGATGCGAGTCAGTGGCATGCCTATCGTGCCTGGGGAAGGAACGACCATCATCGCTTCTTCACGCACTTGGTCCGATCGGAGGCAGTCCATCTAGCCGAAATACTACTTGAGAAGCGCTGGTCGATGGTTGCCTCGGAACGCGACACCTTCGTTACCACCGACAAGCCGGTGGGCATTCAACACCAGACCGAGACTGTTTTCGGACTTAGGACGCCCGGTGTTATCGTAAGCTTCCCAGTCAGCCCGACAAGGTTGCTGGTCATGGACGACATGCATCATGAACCCGCAAACCAATACTATCCTCTCAAGGCTTCGATGAGTGGCGCGTTCAACCATCACATCTGGCATAACGGAAGCGGCCTCATGATTACGGGCCGTGCGATTTCAGAAGCGCTCGCCGAACTCGTCGGGTGGGCAGATTCGCTGGCCAAGCGCGACGCATAA